A genomic window from Punica granatum isolate Tunisia-2019 chromosome 2, ASM765513v2, whole genome shotgun sequence includes:
- the LOC116198139 gene encoding uncharacterized protein LOC116198139 — protein sequence MTILQVPELIRPRHCCCTSTPLKLAAHQLPSASGHPRTFPFRRRELNMQGIAPGTNVLRLALAASRESRIRPASAAGVPVPPLDLTEDNIKQVLADARVELAQLFDSSVGITGVVELAEMDGPFVKISLRGRFWHERSTVLARVGNYLKQRIPEILEVDVKDEKMLDDSPENF from the exons ATGACTATCCTGCAAGTTCCCGAACTCATTCGTCCGCGCCATTGCTGCTGCACCTCGACGCCATTGAAGTTGGCAGCCCATCAGCTCCCAAGTGCCTCCGGACATCCCCGCACATTTCCGTTCCGACGGCGGGAGCTCAATATGCAGGGGATTGCCCCGGGGACGAACGTGCTGCGGCTCGCGCTGGCGGCTTCACGGGAATCTCGTATAAGACCGGCCTCGGCGGCAGGAGTTCCCGTCCCTCCGCTCGATTTGACGGAGGACAACATCAAGCAGGTCTTAGCTGATGCCAGAGTCGAG CTTGCTCAACTGTTCGACTCCTCGGTAGGCATAACAG GAGTAGTCGAGCTCGCGGAAATGGACGGGCCCTTCGTGAAGATTAGCCTCAGGGGCCGGTTTTGGCACGAGAGGTCCACTGTTCTGGCGAGAGTCGGGAATTACTTGAAGCAGAGGATCCCG GAAATCTTGGAGGTGGATGTAAAAGATGAGAAAATGCTGGATGATAGCCCTGAGAATTTCTGA
- the LOC116198134 gene encoding pentatricopeptide repeat-containing protein At2g36240, with the protein MAFKKLVPARPKPSPGKTSQLLQPSPPSASPSPLPHLTNLPSLPPLPTLTLSPARHSSQLTAFLAAHLRLPLTPPALLHFLKAKLHHHPNFTLYDFHIFNWASKLDSFRHDHSTFEWMARTLSVSNRLDDLSSLLQFMSSNPCPCSDGIFSCPRAEPIFRFAIESYCRAGRLKDAETAFEAMRKSIDGRPSVGSYNSFIHGLVKSRELEKALSLYASMVRDRVKPDVITFNILISGYCRTSRFKSALEVFREMKDKGCVPNVVSFNTLIRGFFRERKFEEGVAMAYEMTELGCDFSCVTCEILVDGLCRVGKVDQATELILDFARKGVLPKGYDYFGLVEKLCSSGNATRALEIVINLWEMGNAPSLIACTTMVEGLRRARKIEEALGLMEMMLKEAIIPDSVTFNCLLEDVCEIEKTVEANKLRLLAQRKGLEADEVTYRILVYGCIRDKKREEGKILVDDMLDKGFIPDLMTYNRFMEKLS; encoded by the coding sequence ATGGCGTTCAAGAAGCTGGTCCCGGCAAGACCAAAGCCCAGTCCGGGCAAGACTTCCCAGCTCCTCCAGCCCTCTCCGCCGTCGGCGTCTCCGTCTCCCCTCCCACATCTCACCAAtctcccctctctccctcCGCTCCCGACCCTAACCCTCTCCCCTGCCCGTCATTCCTCCCAGCTGACGGCCTTCCTCGCCGCCCATCTCCGCCTCCCCCTCACACCGCCGGCCCTCCTTCACTTCCTCAAGGCCAAGCTCCACCACCATCCCAACTTCACCCTCTATGACTTCCACATCTTCAACTGGGCCTCCAAGCTCGACTCCTTCCGCCATGACCACTCCACTTTCGAGTGGATGGCTCGGACACTTTCCGTCTCCAATCGCCTCGACGACCTCAGCTCCCTCCTCCAATTCATGTCCTCGAACCCCTGTCCCTGCTCTGACGGCATCTTCTCCTGCCCGAGGGCCGAGCCCATCTTCCGCTTCGCGATCGAATCGTATTGCAGAGCTGGGAGGTTGAAGGACGCGGAAACTGCATTTGAGGCCATGAGGAAGTCCATCGATGGGAGGCCGAGTGTCGGTTCTTATAATTCCTTCATCCACGGGCTCGTCAAGTCCAGGGAGCTCGAGAAGGCCCTGTCTTTATACGCCAGTATGGTTCGGGATCGGGTTAAGCCTGATGTGATCACATTTAACATCTTGATTAGTGGGTATTGTAGGACATCGCGATTCAAGTCGGCTTTGGAGGTGTTTAGGGAGATGAAGGACAAGGGCTGTGTCCCCAATGTCGTTAGTTTTAATACTCTGATAAGAGGGTTCTTCAGGGAGAGGAAGTTCGAGGAAGGGGTCGCTATGGCTTATGAAATGACTGAATTGGGATGTGATTTCTCCTGCGTGACCTGCGAGATTTTGGTTGATGGGTTATGCAGAGTAGGTAAGGTAGATCAGGCAACTGAGCTAATACTGGATTTTGCCCGTAAAGGAGTGCTGCCGAAAGGGTATGATTACTTCGGTCTTGTGGAGAAGTTATGCAGCTCTGGAAATGCCACTAGAGCTCTCGAAATTGTTATCAACCTATGGGAGATGGGGAATGCTCCGAGCTTGATTGCTTGTACTACTATGGTTGAAGGCCTGAGGAGGGCGAGGAAGATAGAGGAAGCGCTTGGTTTGATGGAGATGATGCTGAAGGAAGCTATTATTCCAGATTCTGTGACATTCAATTGCTTGCTCGAGGATGTCTGTGAGATCGAGAAGACGGTGGAAGCCAATAAGCTGAGGTTGTTGGCCCAGAGAAAGGGCTTGGAAGCAGATGAAGTGACATATAGGATATTGGTTTATGGATGTATAAGAGATAAGAAGCGGGAGGAGGGAAAGATTTTGGTGGATGATATGTTGGATAAGGGGTTTATACCAGACCTCATGACCTACAACAGGTTCATGGAAAAGCTTTCATAA
- the LOC116194911 gene encoding uncharacterized protein LOC116194911, with protein sequence MGNCLVLHRKTIQIVKLDGKVLEHQNSVEVCHVLTDFSGHGVLDTLPQVEADRSLHLSPETVLKGGHSYYLVPLQPPENVPMKMKKKKVRFADSSEAAGDQGVLASSGSSPSVGGAVRIKLVISKRELMEMMKSRGVSASEELMYQIMSGQKLQVHDHLEEVDDDHRDDDGEGCNKGWKPVLETIHEK encoded by the coding sequence ATGGGAAACTGCCTAGTTCTTCACCGGAAGACCATACAAATAGTTAAACTGGACGGAAAAGTCCTTGAGCACCAAAATTCGGTGGAGGTCTGCCATGTCCTCACAGATTTCTCCGGTCACGGCGTGCTGGACACTCTCCCACAGGTGGAAGCTGATCGCTCCCTGCATCTCTCTCCAGAAACTGTCTTGAAGGGCGGCCACTCTTATTACCTCGTGCCTCTTCAGCCACCCGAAAACGTCccgatgaagatgaagaagaagaaggtgaggTTTGCAGATTCTTCGGAGGCAGCCGGAGATCAGGGGGTCCTAGCTTCATCAggatcttctccttctgttGGTGGGGCTGTGAGGATAAAGCTGGTGATCAGCAAGAGAGAACTGATGGAGATGATGAAGAGCAGAGGAGTTTCGGCCAGCGAGGAGCTGATGTATCAGATTATGAGTGGACAGAAGCTGCAAGTTCATGATCATCTAGAGGAGGTTGATGATGATCACAGGGACGATGATGGTGAGGGTTGTAATAAAGGGTGGAAGCCTGTCTTAGAAACTATACATGAAAAAtga
- the LOC116196089 gene encoding uncharacterized protein LOC116196089 has product MAGALSIAPAPVLKAVPRCRKSIKAMVSVRASSESSDAPSSSSTTTREAPKTPDLSVTFSPPPNFKPPEPKRFGVRSDKLLDVLGASLALIFRLGTGVFVSGYSASFASENEIPPGQYALDLAGAKIKETSRIGPRPEKPIEIYEFESCPFCRKVREIVAILDLDVLFYPCPRNGPNFRPKVVQMGGKQQYPYMVDPNTGVAMYESDEIIKYLVTKYGDGNVPFMLSLGLLTTLTEGFAMIGRMGRGSSYRPSKLPPKPLEIWAYEGSPFCKLVREVLVELELPHLVRCCARGSPKRQMLYEKAGCFQVPYLVDPNTGVQMFESAEIVEYLQATYAL; this is encoded by the exons ATGGCCGGAGCTCTGAGCATAGCACCGGCTCCTGTCTTGAAGGCAGTCCCGCGCTGCCGGAAGTCCATAAAAGCCATGGTCTCCGTCAGAGCTTCGAGTGAGTCGTCGGACGCTCCGAGCTCCAGCTCCACGACCACCAGGGAAGCCCCCAAAACCCCGGACCTGTCGGTGACCTTCTCTCCTCCGCCTAACTTCAAGCCGCCCGAGCCGAAACGCTTTGGTGTGCGGTCGGACAAGCTCCTTGACGTGCTGGGGGCGTCTCTGGCCCTGATTTTCAGGCTGGGGACTGGCGTTTTTGTCTCCGG GTACTCTGCATCTTTTGCTTCTGAAAACGAGATTCCACCTGGCCAATACGCATTAGATCTTGCTG GTGCCAAGATCAAGGAGACTTCAAGGATTGGTCCTCGCCCAGAGAAGCCGATCGAAATCTATGAGTTCGAGAG CTGCCCTTTCTGCCGCAAG GTTAGGGAAATAGTTGCAATTTTGGACCTCGATGTTCTCTTCTATCCCTGTCCAAGAAATGGTCCCAATTTCCGTCCCAAGGTTGTCCAAATGGGTGGAAAACAACAGTATCCTTACATG GTGGATCCGAACACAGGAGTTGCAATGTACGAGTCAGATGAGATAATAAAGTACTTGGTAACAAAATATG GTGATGGCAACGTTCCTTTTATGCTGTCACTCGGTCTTCTCACG aCACTAACTGAAGGCTTTGCTATGATTGGTCGTATGGGAAGG GGATCGTCTTACAGACCATCAAAGTTGCCACCTAAACCACTTGAAATATGGGCATATGAG GGTTCTCCATTTTGCAAGCTTGTACGAGAAGTATTGGTGGAGTTGGAATTACCCCATCTCGTCCGCTG TTGTGCGCGTGGGAGTCCAAAAAGACAGATGCTCTACGAAAAGGCTGGGTGTTTCCAG GTTCCTTATCTTGTAGATCCAAACACAGGAGTACAAATGTTTGAAAGTGCCGAAATTGTGGAGTATCTTCAAGCAACTTACGCTCTCTAG
- the LOC116196090 gene encoding alpha carbonic anhydrase 1, chloroplastic-like: MAAPLGLFSVFAFALLLATASASYPYAREVFSYSGAKGPSHWGHLSSNYSACSNGKIQSPINVVKNQTVLNKGLTPLTQDYHPANATLGNNGVTVAINFEEEVGALMVGNKKYSLKQIHWHTPSEHYLDGVHHAAEMHVLHKANDGSIAVAAVLYHYGKPDPFLQKINKRLVQLGQETSGLDKESRIALGLFTPKGIIRSTSKYYRYIGSTTTPPCIEKVVWNILGEVRTISKEQVQALRAPLYSDCKSNCRPVQPLNGRKIELYDNLSH; encoded by the exons ATGGCTGCTCCTCTAGGCCTCTTCTCCGTCTTTGCCTTCGCTTTGCTGCTCGCCACCGCCTCCGCCTCCTACCCCT ATGCCAGAGAAGTGTTCAGTTACTCGGGTGCCAAGGGACCGAGCCACTGGGGGCATCTGAGTTCGAACTACTCGGCATGCTCTAATGGCAAGATCCAGTCCCCCATCAACGTCGTTAAGAACCAGACGGTCCTGAACAAGGGCCTCACGCCCCTGACCCAGGATTACCATCCCGCCAATGCCACCCTCGGCAACAACGGCGTCACTGTTGCA ataaatttcGAGGAAGAGGTTGGAGCGTTGATGGTAGGAAACAAGAAGTACAGCTTGAAGCAGATTCATTGGCACACTCCCTCCGAGCACTACCTCGATGGAGTCCA TCATGCCGCTGAGATGCATGTTCTCCACAAGGCCAATGATGGAAGCATAGCCGTAGCTGCTGTCCTCTACCATTACGGCAAACCCGACCCCTTCCTCCAGAAG ATCAACAAGCGGTTGGTTCAGCTGGGGCAGGAGACCTCTGGCTTGGATAAGGAATCTCGAATTGCATTGGGACTCTTCACCCCGAAGGGCATCATCAGGAGCACCAGCAAGTACTACCGATACATCGGCTCCACCACTACCCCTCCTTGCATCGAGAAGGTCGTCTGGAACATCCTCGGCGAG GTGAGGACGATCTCGAAGGAGCAGGTCCAGGCTCTGAGGGCTCCGCTGTACAGCGACTGCAAGAGCAACTGCAGACCGGTGCAGCCCCTTAACGGGAGAAAGATTGAGCTGTACGACAACCTCAGCCACTAG